In one Vibrio sp. CB1-14 genomic region, the following are encoded:
- a CDS encoding alpha-mannosidase produces the protein MAKVHVIPHTHWDREWYFTQQDSDVLATYNFTKVIETLENTETYTCYHLDGQSSIVEDYLKVLPYMQERMAKLVSGKKLFIGPWYTQTDTYNVAVESIIRNLKYGMHIAEGLGHCMKVGYLPDTFGHNAQMPTIFKGMGIDNIIFWRGIDYDQQVEKSHFFWRSMGGDEIYAYNLVHGYGAAKNINATPDHLDKKIFPMVEKIKSLSGLDEVLIPSGGDQVNIDPELPKTLQAATERSGKDVYVISSMEAFVDVLRENGHTFETYQGEFKLPRYTRIHKTIGSVRYDIKKLNFEIEQFLLKKLEVVVAIAKAQGITVHTELIDIAWKKILECHAHDSMGGCNSDATNADIMHRLKQAEEICHGLYNLVIKEIASACNDDELMLFNGQMTPYNGMVKAVVFSASENIAVLESGLPLPIEVLNKETLSGGKIIEVTKDGEKEVDVPPYYRFELNVLVSELPAMGYRVFEVQACKQANMEQVNSEQTVIENQALRVSLEQGQLHLEDKLNGRVIEQLLTFEEQADDGDSYDFSPLEGDTPNYSTSLEWLSCTVGETQQSLSVRATLVVPQDLTARQSGQQNRQAVFDITMSLVSGESQLLFDINTLNNTCDHRVRVLINSDLQTDTSISTQPFALMERPVAPDLAQWREKYRECPVDIETTDGSVAIAESERSLILTGRGLKEFQILKGSESDKIALTLFKSTGRLGKDDLLWRPGRASGINNTVVYTPDAQLQKAMSFSFALALCDNAQHKTIRQLERRYLDQPFGYQKQSLNSFENRLERFQVRFEPRQHSSSFSLFSLPQALELSSLGHAFYRDNAIILRVFNPTGSPIELDLDSLKHFADVELVNYREQPLDGAYIVRPNNSLDVRLTLGHKEK, from the coding sequence ATGGCTAAAGTACACGTAATTCCTCACACTCACTGGGACCGTGAGTGGTATTTCACCCAACAGGATAGTGATGTACTCGCGACTTACAATTTTACAAAAGTGATTGAAACGCTCGAAAACACCGAGACTTACACCTGTTACCACTTAGATGGCCAGTCCTCTATTGTGGAAGACTATCTTAAAGTCCTACCTTACATGCAGGAGCGCATGGCTAAATTGGTTTCAGGGAAAAAACTATTTATTGGACCTTGGTACACACAAACAGATACCTACAACGTCGCCGTAGAGTCGATCATCCGTAACTTGAAATACGGTATGCATATCGCTGAGGGGCTTGGCCACTGTATGAAGGTGGGGTATTTACCAGATACCTTCGGTCATAACGCGCAAATGCCAACCATTTTTAAAGGCATGGGTATAGATAACATTATCTTCTGGCGCGGCATTGATTATGACCAGCAAGTTGAAAAATCACACTTCTTCTGGCGTTCTATGGGGGGAGATGAGATCTACGCTTACAACCTAGTTCACGGTTATGGCGCAGCAAAGAATATCAACGCAACACCTGATCATCTAGATAAGAAAATCTTCCCGATGGTAGAGAAGATCAAATCACTCTCAGGTTTAGATGAAGTGTTGATTCCATCGGGTGGTGACCAAGTTAATATCGACCCTGAGTTACCGAAAACCTTACAAGCCGCGACTGAGCGATCAGGTAAAGATGTCTACGTGATTTCGTCAATGGAAGCATTTGTTGATGTATTACGTGAGAATGGTCACACGTTTGAGACATACCAAGGTGAGTTCAAATTGCCACGTTACACACGCATTCATAAAACCATTGGTTCAGTGCGTTATGACATCAAAAAACTCAACTTTGAAATAGAACAGTTCTTATTGAAGAAACTTGAAGTAGTGGTTGCTATCGCTAAGGCGCAAGGTATTACTGTACACACTGAGTTAATCGATATTGCTTGGAAAAAAATCCTTGAGTGTCATGCCCATGACAGCATGGGTGGATGTAATAGCGATGCCACAAACGCCGATATCATGCATCGCCTCAAACAAGCGGAAGAGATTTGTCACGGCCTTTACAACCTTGTTATTAAAGAGATTGCCAGCGCATGTAACGACGATGAGTTGATGCTATTCAACGGTCAAATGACACCTTATAACGGGATGGTTAAGGCGGTTGTATTTAGTGCGAGTGAGAATATTGCGGTTCTGGAATCGGGTCTACCCCTGCCTATTGAAGTTCTTAATAAAGAAACGTTAAGTGGCGGTAAGATCATTGAAGTAACGAAAGACGGCGAGAAAGAGGTCGACGTACCACCATACTACCGATTTGAGCTGAATGTGCTTGTTTCAGAATTACCTGCAATGGGTTATCGCGTATTTGAAGTTCAAGCGTGTAAGCAAGCTAATATGGAGCAAGTGAACAGCGAGCAGACGGTAATTGAAAACCAAGCGTTACGAGTTTCTCTAGAGCAAGGTCAACTGCACTTAGAAGACAAACTCAATGGTCGCGTTATCGAACAATTGCTGACGTTTGAAGAGCAAGCCGACGATGGCGACTCCTACGACTTCTCACCACTGGAAGGTGATACACCAAACTACAGCACTTCGCTTGAGTGGTTGTCATGTACCGTTGGTGAAACGCAACAAAGCTTATCTGTTCGAGCAACATTAGTGGTGCCACAAGATCTGACGGCACGCCAAAGTGGTCAGCAAAATAGACAAGCGGTATTCGACATCACGATGAGTCTGGTTAGTGGTGAGTCCCAGCTTCTGTTTGATATCAACACCTTGAACAACACTTGCGACCACCGTGTTCGCGTTTTGATTAACTCAGATCTTCAGACTGATACTTCAATTAGTACTCAACCTTTCGCACTGATGGAGCGTCCTGTTGCTCCTGACCTAGCGCAATGGCGCGAAAAGTACCGAGAGTGTCCTGTCGATATTGAAACCACAGATGGTTCTGTCGCGATTGCGGAATCGGAGCGATCTCTGATTTTAACGGGTCGTGGCCTTAAAGAGTTTCAGATATTGAAAGGCTCAGAGAGCGATAAGATCGCACTGACTTTGTTTAAGTCGACCGGACGACTTGGTAAGGATGACTTGTTATGGCGTCCAGGGCGTGCATCTGGCATCAACAACACAGTGGTATATACACCCGATGCTCAACTGCAAAAAGCGATGAGCTTTAGCTTTGCTCTGGCTCTGTGTGATAACGCACAGCACAAGACCATTCGTCAGTTAGAGCGCCGGTATTTAGACCAACCTTTTGGGTACCAAAAACAATCGCTGAACAGCTTTGAAAATCGTCTTGAACGCTTCCAAGTTCGCTTTGAGCCGAGACAGCATTCATCTTCATTCAGTCTGTTCTCATTACCGCAAGCGCTGGAACTATCTAGCTTAGGACACGCCTTCTACCGCGATAATGCGATCATTCTACGCGTGTTCAACCCAACTGGGAGCCCAATCGAGCTTGACCTTGATTCGCTAAAGCACTTTGCTGACGTTGAATTGGTGAACTATCGCGAGCAGCCACTCGATGGCGCTTACATTGTGCGCCCTAACAACAGCTTAGATGTGCGTTTAACGCTTGGTCACAAAGAGAAGTAG
- a CDS encoding sugar phosphorylase, translating to MIANAIYNKVAKLYGNADATEITDDILALMKKWQDKAPQYQNWVDQRTSYLITYGDSFSNQGEPTLTTMKTFADRHLKAALSNIHILPMFPYTSDDGFSVVDYRQVDSNLGNWEQLNALSENFDLMYDCVINHISKSSDWFQGYLAGDAKYQDYFVESDPSLDYSSVTRPRALPLHTRFSKASGEAVHVWTTFSDDQIDINFHSPKVLLESIDILLMYAANGGRSIRLDAIGFIWKKLGTTCIHLEEAHEIIKLWRIILDEVMPGTLLITETNVPHKENVSYFGSGDEAYMVYQFPLPPLTLHALMSENSETLTQWATSLTNEAMAQLAQGDKTTYFNFLASHDGIGVRPTEGILTDEDRQMMCAQVERKSGRVNYKNNGDGTQSPYELNINYLSAITEPTDSIDDKAKKFIAAQSILLSFIGVPAIYYHSLLGSENDVQGMLDSGINRRINREKLDLAKLESELADEDSLRSKVFNPMTRLLSLRQQYVAFSPQASQQVLNLGDGIFALQRGDGEEAIRFAVNLTSQAQAVVLADSGFDLISEQFMPTEFELAPYQFVWLTQQK from the coding sequence ATGATTGCTAATGCGATTTATAACAAAGTTGCCAAGCTATATGGCAACGCCGACGCGACAGAAATTACCGATGATATTCTTGCTCTAATGAAAAAGTGGCAAGACAAAGCACCGCAATATCAGAATTGGGTTGATCAACGTACCTCTTACTTGATCACTTATGGCGACAGTTTTTCTAATCAAGGAGAACCGACGCTAACGACGATGAAGACATTCGCTGATCGCCACTTGAAGGCGGCATTGAGCAACATTCATATTTTGCCAATGTTTCCTTATACCTCGGATGATGGTTTTAGTGTGGTCGACTACCGTCAAGTGGATTCTAATCTCGGTAATTGGGAGCAATTGAATGCACTATCTGAGAACTTTGACCTGATGTACGACTGTGTCATCAACCATATCTCGAAGAGCAGTGATTGGTTCCAAGGTTACCTAGCAGGTGATGCGAAATATCAAGACTACTTTGTAGAGTCGGATCCGAGCCTTGACTATTCAAGTGTAACGCGCCCCCGTGCGTTGCCGCTCCACACTCGGTTTAGCAAGGCATCGGGTGAGGCTGTACATGTATGGACGACTTTCTCGGACGATCAAATCGACATTAACTTTCACAGTCCGAAAGTGCTTTTGGAAAGCATCGATATCTTGTTGATGTACGCGGCAAATGGTGGACGTTCGATTCGCCTTGATGCGATTGGTTTTATCTGGAAAAAGCTCGGAACTACATGTATCCACTTAGAAGAAGCACATGAAATCATCAAGCTGTGGCGAATCATTTTGGATGAAGTGATGCCAGGGACGCTGTTGATCACTGAGACCAATGTGCCGCACAAAGAGAACGTATCTTACTTTGGGAGCGGCGATGAAGCGTATATGGTTTATCAGTTCCCACTACCGCCATTAACGCTGCACGCCTTGATGAGCGAAAATAGCGAGACATTGACGCAATGGGCGACTTCGCTGACAAATGAAGCAATGGCGCAACTCGCTCAAGGTGATAAAACTACCTACTTTAACTTCCTTGCCAGTCACGATGGGATCGGGGTTCGTCCAACAGAAGGCATCCTGACGGACGAAGACCGCCAAATGATGTGCGCGCAAGTCGAACGCAAAAGCGGTCGAGTGAACTACAAAAATAACGGTGATGGTACCCAATCACCTTATGAGCTGAATATTAACTACCTCAGCGCGATTACAGAGCCGACCGATAGCATTGACGACAAAGCGAAGAAATTCATCGCAGCTCAATCTATCTTGCTGTCATTCATAGGTGTTCCAGCGATTTATTACCACAGCTTGTTGGGTAGCGAAAATGACGTACAAGGTATGCTCGATTCAGGGATTAACCGACGCATCAACCGTGAAAAATTGGATTTAGCGAAGCTAGAAAGTGAGCTGGCAGACGAAGACTCACTGCGTTCAAAAGTATTCAACCCAATGACGCGCTTATTGAGCCTTCGTCAGCAGTACGTCGCGTTCTCACCACAGGCTTCTCAACAAGTCCTGAATTTGGGTGATGGTATCTTTGCATTGCAGCGTGGCGATGGTGAAGAAGCCATTCGATTTGCGGTTAACCTGACATCACAAGCTCAAGCTGTAGTGTTAGCGGATTCCGGCTTTGACCTCATTAGTGAACAGTTTATGCCAACAGAATTTGAGTTGGCACCATACCAATTTGTTTGGCTGACACAGCAAAAATAA
- a CDS encoding fructose PTS transporter subunit IIA, which produces MKLAQLTTPELIMLDAVFGDRFDAINALTDKLEQTGKLTNKAQFLEAVLKREEEGPTALGEYLAVPHGKSEAVKEPVFACAFVKDELMWKGLDGDEPVNMIFLLAIPPEEAGSTHMEVLTTLTSSLVDDDFRDQLLAARNTEEIMALFEKGDAASEPQVDKSETESAQQDNVAKDISHIAYPAVLGIGVIISAFLFLLL; this is translated from the coding sequence ATGAAACTTGCCCAACTTACAACTCCTGAGCTGATCATGCTTGATGCTGTGTTTGGAGATCGCTTCGACGCCATCAATGCACTGACGGACAAGCTTGAACAAACAGGCAAACTTACTAACAAAGCACAATTTCTTGAGGCAGTATTAAAGCGCGAAGAAGAGGGACCGACTGCCCTTGGCGAATACTTAGCCGTGCCTCATGGTAAATCAGAGGCAGTGAAAGAGCCTGTCTTCGCATGTGCATTTGTGAAAGATGAGCTGATGTGGAAAGGCCTAGATGGCGATGAGCCAGTCAACATGATTTTCTTGTTAGCGATACCGCCAGAAGAGGCAGGTTCGACACACATGGAGGTTCTGACTACGTTGACGTCATCGCTGGTTGATGACGATTTCCGTGACCAGTTACTCGCTGCGCGAAATACTGAAGAGATCATGGCGTTATTTGAAAAAGGTGATGCTGCTAGCGAGCCCCAAGTTGATAAATCAGAAACTGAATCAGCGCAACAAGACAACGTCGCAAAAGACATCAGCCATATTGCTTACCCGGCAGTGCTCGGCATTGGTGTCATCATCTCAGCATTTTTGTTCTTACTGCTTTAG
- a CDS encoding TetR/AcrR family transcriptional regulator, with translation MKTRDKIIQASLKLFNEKGERAITTNHIAAHLGMSPGNLYYYFRNKEDIIKSIFSDYIAYVRESFVPVSSDTPAEVYLQRYCEEVFGSIWRFRFFHASMPEIVMRDKALHQAYLQAHDVLVARAHESVLNLRRDEFIVIDDDQIDELIELMRVVGGFWVSYLMANSVGKSITKADVNRGVGKFIVLLWPYSTDKGKEVLTKLKLKYKTVA, from the coding sequence ATGAAGACCCGAGATAAAATCATTCAAGCCAGCTTGAAGCTATTTAATGAGAAAGGCGAACGCGCCATTACTACTAACCATATTGCTGCCCACCTAGGGATGAGTCCTGGCAATCTCTATTACTACTTTCGCAATAAAGAAGACATTATCAAGTCGATATTTTCCGACTATATCGCTTACGTCCGTGAGTCCTTTGTTCCGGTATCCAGTGACACTCCAGCGGAGGTGTACCTGCAGCGCTATTGCGAAGAAGTGTTTGGCAGTATCTGGCGTTTTCGTTTTTTCCACGCCAGCATGCCCGAAATCGTGATGCGCGATAAAGCCCTGCATCAAGCCTATTTGCAAGCGCATGATGTATTGGTTGCCAGAGCTCACGAGTCGGTGCTCAATCTGCGCCGCGACGAATTTATTGTCATCGACGACGATCAAATCGATGAGCTAATTGAATTGATGCGCGTAGTTGGTGGCTTTTGGGTGAGTTACTTAATGGCAAACTCAGTGGGCAAGTCGATAACCAAAGCTGATGTGAATCGCGGCGTGGGTAAGTTTATCGTTTTATTGTGGCCTTATAGTACCGATAAGGGTAAAGAAGTGCTGACTAAGTTGAAATTGAAGTATAAGACGGTGGCGTAG